In the Argonema galeatum A003/A1 genome, one interval contains:
- a CDS encoding glycosyltransferase gives MPKISLYIPSFNVENYIARCIEGILNQTHPVDEILVIDDGSQDRTVEIASQYPVRIVRHEVNKGLSAARNTGLRSASNQLVASLDADCVADSHWLENLVPLLEDEKIAVAGGRLVEAIQESWADRWRKVHMTQDWGDNRLYNPPFMYGNNSLVRKSVVEEVGWFNEKLRTNGEDVDMSKRINEKGYEAVYEPGAIVNHLRHDSIPSILDTYWRYLRFSYPTYKDITFKWFLHNAYFVHLKGVLVSLLYRDLKQNKNYHFIWLDLLVPWYLTYRNFKLLLETKNQGRKTMEG, from the coding sequence ATGCCAAAAATTTCACTATACATTCCCAGTTTCAATGTAGAAAACTATATTGCGCGTTGTATTGAGGGAATATTAAATCAGACACACCCAGTAGATGAAATTTTGGTGATCGATGATGGTAGCCAGGATCGAACTGTGGAAATTGCTTCTCAATACCCAGTGCGAATTGTCAGGCATGAGGTTAATAAAGGACTTTCCGCCGCCCGCAATACAGGCTTGCGGAGTGCAAGCAATCAATTGGTGGCATCTTTAGATGCCGATTGTGTAGCAGATTCTCATTGGCTTGAAAACTTAGTACCCTTGTTAGAAGACGAAAAAATTGCAGTAGCAGGTGGTAGGTTGGTGGAGGCTATACAGGAGTCATGGGCCGATCGGTGGCGCAAAGTACACATGACTCAAGATTGGGGAGATAATCGTTTGTATAACCCTCCATTCATGTATGGCAACAACAGTCTTGTACGCAAATCTGTAGTAGAAGAGGTGGGATGGTTTAACGAGAAGTTAAGAACCAATGGAGAGGATGTAGATATGTCAAAGCGAATCAACGAGAAAGGTTACGAGGCTGTATATGAACCAGGTGCAATTGTTAACCATCTTCGCCATGACAGTATTCCTTCTATTTTGGATACGTACTGGAGATACTTAAGATTCAGCTATCCCACCTATAAAGATATTACATTCAAATGGTTTTTGCACAATGCTTACTTTGTGCATTTAAAAGGAGTTTTGGTATCTCTGCTATATCGAGATTTAAAACAAAATAAAAATTACCACTTTATATGGTTGGATCTGTTAGTACCTTGGTATTTAACGTACCGTAATTTTAAGTTACTACTAGAAACAAAAAATCAAGGAAGAAAAACTATGGAAGGATAA
- a CDS encoding ABC transporter ATP-binding protein, translating to MSDTVIRVENLGKKYVIGHQQQVPYKTLRESMVRGAKSLSLNLLKPFRKKDPSPAYEEFWALKDVSFEIKQGDRVGIIGRNGAGKSTLLKILSRITEPTTGRICIKGRVASLLEVGTGFHPELTGRENIYLNGAILGMSKVDIKKKFDEIVAFAEVEKFLDTPVKRYSSGMYVRLAFGVAAHLEPEILVVDEVLAVGDAQFQKKCLGKMGEVGKEGRTVLFVSHQMGMLAQLCSEAIFLETGKVIKKGEAKEVISLYLEKSTFNQTNTFIRSDLGKIEKEIYITQAKTVNSLDVPLSEFGHTEQIVLKISFLVRRWIEDVVMGVSLKDIQNRKIFTSQTKVNNKLGYINNHVEMTAKMKIPVKLITPGKYYFTIAFHIPNISIIDIIEEACIFTVVDIGSEFAMYEGGDYGCIFADCSWEM from the coding sequence GTGTCTGATACTGTAATCCGCGTAGAAAATCTGGGTAAAAAATACGTGATCGGGCATCAGCAGCAAGTGCCTTATAAGACTTTGCGGGAGTCAATGGTACGAGGAGCAAAGTCTTTAAGTCTAAATTTGCTCAAACCTTTTCGCAAAAAAGATCCTAGCCCAGCTTATGAAGAATTTTGGGCTTTGAAGGATGTATCGTTTGAGATTAAACAGGGCGATCGCGTCGGTATTATAGGTCGCAACGGCGCAGGCAAATCAACCCTATTAAAAATTTTAAGCCGTATCACGGAACCTACTACCGGACGTATTTGTATCAAAGGTCGAGTAGCCAGTTTGTTGGAAGTGGGTACGGGATTTCACCCAGAGCTTACAGGCAGAGAAAATATTTATCTCAATGGAGCTATACTGGGAATGAGCAAAGTTGATATTAAAAAAAAGTTTGATGAAATTGTGGCTTTTGCTGAGGTAGAAAAGTTTTTAGATACTCCGGTAAAGCGATACTCTTCTGGAATGTACGTAAGGCTAGCATTTGGGGTAGCTGCCCATTTAGAACCAGAAATTTTGGTGGTAGATGAAGTATTGGCGGTGGGCGATGCCCAATTTCAAAAAAAGTGTTTGGGTAAAATGGGAGAGGTAGGGAAAGAAGGGAGAACAGTGTTATTTGTAAGTCATCAAATGGGTATGCTGGCTCAACTTTGTAGCGAAGCAATTTTTTTAGAGACAGGGAAAGTAATAAAAAAAGGAGAAGCCAAGGAAGTCATATCTTTATATTTAGAAAAATCAACTTTTAATCAGACTAATACCTTTATTCGTTCAGACTTAGGTAAGATAGAAAAGGAGATTTATATTACACAAGCTAAAACAGTCAATAGTCTTGATGTTCCCTTGTCAGAATTTGGCCATACAGAGCAGATCGTATTAAAAATTAGTTTTTTGGTTAGAAGGTGGATAGAAGATGTGGTAATGGGCGTATCCTTAAAAGATATACAAAATCGTAAAATATTCACAAGCCAGACTAAAGTGAACAACAAGTTGGGGTATATAAATAATCATGTAGAAATGACGGCAAAAATGAAGATACCTGTGAAACTTATAACACCTGGTAAATACTATTTTACGATCGCATTTCATATACCTAATATTAGTATAATAGATATTATAGAAGAAGCTTGTATATTCACTGTTGTTGACATAGGTTCTGAATTTGCTATGTATGAAGGCGGAGATTACGGCTGTATTTTTGCTGACTGTTCCTGGGAAATGTAA
- a CDS encoding class I SAM-dependent methyltransferase, giving the protein MIKNLVNYEDSVRWMREQPELAEAVNLCYLDEDNLAAAKRFSSSEEFTEVIKILQLERTHKRLKILDIGCGNGIASYAFASRGHEVYAVDPDPSEDVGLVATKRLAAQVSNSSILTTQAFAESLPFSDSTFDIIYARQALHHFTDLGKGIAECSRVLKPGGFLLATREHVVNDEQQLKLFLESHILHKMHGGENAYSLELYKTVLEQSGFKILKCLAPFDTVINHFPASNLEVRNWLLHALERKLGKVVASLLINISITQSFYRYRLSRSCNNPGRLYSFLCVKGKKGNAYSI; this is encoded by the coding sequence GTGATTAAAAACTTAGTAAATTACGAAGATTCCGTTCGTTGGATGCGGGAACAGCCAGAACTGGCAGAAGCAGTTAATCTTTGTTATTTGGATGAAGATAATCTAGCTGCTGCTAAACGTTTCTCATCAAGTGAAGAGTTTACAGAAGTTATAAAAATTTTACAGCTAGAGCGAACACATAAAAGGCTAAAAATACTTGATATTGGTTGTGGTAATGGGATTGCTTCTTATGCTTTTGCGTCTAGGGGTCATGAGGTTTATGCTGTAGATCCTGACCCTAGTGAAGACGTCGGACTGGTAGCAACTAAGAGGTTAGCAGCACAGGTAAGCAACAGTTCCATATTAACTACACAGGCTTTTGCGGAATCCCTACCTTTCTCCGATTCTACTTTTGATATTATTTATGCTCGTCAAGCTCTACATCACTTCACTGATTTAGGCAAAGGTATTGCTGAATGCTCAAGGGTGTTAAAGCCGGGAGGTTTTCTACTGGCAACTAGAGAACACGTTGTTAATGATGAGCAGCAATTAAAGCTATTTCTGGAAAGCCATATACTACACAAAATGCACGGAGGAGAGAATGCTTATTCTTTAGAGCTTTATAAAACGGTACTTGAACAGTCAGGTTTTAAGATATTAAAATGCCTTGCTCCTTTCGATACAGTCATAAATCACTTTCCTGCATCTAATCTTGAAGTAAGAAACTGGTTGCTTCATGCCTTGGAAAGGAAGTTAGGAAAAGTAGTTGCTTCATTGCTTATAAATATTTCTATAACTCAAAGCTTTTATCGATATCGGTTATCTAGGTCTTGCAACAATCCAGGTAGACTTTATTCTTTCTTATGTGTCAAAGGAAAAAAAGGTAATGCGTATTCTATATGA
- a CDS encoding glycosyltransferase family 4 protein, protein MSKEKKVMRILYDGQVYAGQATGGINKYFNNIISRLPESFSPYLTIATKYQNHEITYPAHPNLKTFKYARFGFRPGRLSYWIEKYYFRFFSGLYEFDVFHPSYYSLLTRQDLNKYQFPVVITVWDMIDEIFPEQLDPYGNLRRQKQKAIVSAQAIICISENTKKDLIERYSLPENKINVTYLAADIDSSLSYGSEPVPDRPYYLYVGHRTSYKNFDGLLLAFAKVVSVRPDIMLCVVGPYINKAEAKLIAELKLWDYVVHYEYATDTHLAKLYRCSVALVYPSKYEGFGIPPLEAMSCKTAVVASNCSSIPEVVGEAGLLFDPDSASELADILLFLLDNPTERDRLIAKGCQRSKAFTWEKTVAQTLDVYRSVSIK, encoded by the coding sequence GTGTCAAAGGAAAAAAAGGTAATGCGTATTCTATATGATGGACAAGTATATGCAGGTCAGGCTACTGGTGGGATAAACAAATACTTCAACAATATAATCAGCAGACTGCCAGAGAGTTTTTCCCCTTACCTGACTATCGCGACTAAGTACCAAAATCATGAAATTACGTATCCGGCTCATCCAAACTTGAAAACGTTTAAGTATGCTAGGTTCGGATTTAGACCTGGGAGACTGTCGTACTGGATAGAAAAATATTACTTTAGATTTTTTTCGGGCTTATATGAATTTGATGTTTTTCATCCAAGTTACTATTCCTTGCTCACTCGACAGGATCTGAATAAATATCAATTTCCTGTCGTCATAACTGTATGGGATATGATTGATGAAATTTTTCCAGAGCAACTAGATCCTTATGGAAATTTGAGGAGGCAAAAGCAAAAAGCTATTGTGTCAGCACAAGCAATTATCTGCATTTCTGAGAATACAAAAAAAGACTTAATTGAGCGCTATTCATTGCCAGAAAATAAAATAAATGTTACTTATTTAGCAGCTGACATTGATAGCAGCCTTTCTTATGGTTCCGAGCCAGTTCCCGATCGACCCTACTATCTTTATGTAGGCCACCGCACCAGTTACAAGAATTTTGATGGGTTACTGTTAGCTTTTGCGAAAGTTGTATCTGTTCGACCTGATATTATGCTCTGTGTGGTTGGGCCATATATTAATAAGGCAGAAGCAAAACTTATTGCCGAGCTTAAATTGTGGGACTACGTTGTGCATTACGAGTATGCGACAGATACTCATTTAGCAAAGCTCTACCGTTGTAGTGTCGCTTTAGTTTATCCTTCTAAATATGAGGGCTTTGGCATTCCTCCTCTCGAAGCTATGTCCTGCAAAACTGCTGTAGTTGCTTCCAACTGCTCCAGCATTCCAGAGGTAGTAGGTGAGGCAGGCTTGCTTTTTGACCCCGATTCGGCCAGTGAGTTAGCAGATATCCTGCTTTTCCTGCTCGATAATCCAACAGAACGCGATCGTTTAATTGCTAAAGGATGTCAGAGATCAAAAGCGTTTACCTGGGAAAAAACCGTTGCACAAACACTGGATGTTTATCGATCTGTAAGTATAAAATAA
- a CDS encoding NAD-dependent epimerase/dehydratase family protein produces the protein MAKQSSNIALVTGATGFIGSHLTHHLVASGWRVHIIICPNSTLQQLQLVRDSITVHIHDGTTEGLFAIVKSVKPRVVFHLASLFLAQHTPGDVVSMLQINITFSTQLVEAMIAHKIYHLLNTGTSWQHYENKDYSPVCLYAATKQAFEAILQFYVETTPLQVITLKLFDTYGLNDPREKLFTLLEKTARQSKELPMPPGEQLIEMVYVDDVVEAYMVAASRLQNGEFRGHERYEVSTGSPLKLKEIVEVFEQETGIKLAIRWGGRPYRDREVMVPWNKGDLLPGWKAKVGIREGIRRIQSGRQ, from the coding sequence GTGGCTAAGCAGTCATCCAATATTGCCCTTGTAACTGGTGCTACTGGCTTTATAGGGTCACATTTAACACATCACCTGGTAGCGTCTGGCTGGCGGGTACATATAATTATTTGTCCCAACTCTACCCTGCAACAGCTACAGCTTGTCCGAGATAGCATCACCGTCCATATTCATGACGGCACGACAGAGGGGTTGTTTGCCATTGTTAAGTCAGTCAAGCCAAGGGTTGTATTTCATTTGGCATCGCTATTCTTGGCGCAACATACACCAGGAGATGTTGTGTCTATGTTGCAGATCAATATCACTTTTTCTACACAGTTAGTTGAGGCGATGATAGCGCATAAAATTTATCATTTGCTAAACACAGGCACGTCATGGCAGCATTACGAAAATAAGGATTACAGTCCGGTTTGTTTATATGCGGCGACTAAACAAGCCTTTGAAGCAATACTTCAGTTTTATGTAGAAACAACACCACTGCAAGTTATCACTCTGAAACTCTTCGATACATACGGGCTAAACGATCCCAGAGAAAAGCTATTTACCTTGCTAGAAAAAACGGCAAGGCAATCAAAAGAGTTGCCTATGCCTCCCGGCGAACAGTTAATAGAAATGGTGTATGTTGATGATGTTGTTGAGGCATATATGGTAGCAGCATCGCGCTTGCAAAACGGAGAGTTTCGCGGGCACGAAAGATATGAAGTATCGACAGGTTCACCGTTAAAATTAAAGGAAATTGTCGAAGTTTTTGAACAAGAAACAGGGATAAAGCTAGCTATTAGATGGGGTGGTAGACCTTATCGCGATCGGGAAGTGATGGTACCGTGGAACAAAGGAGATTTATTACCGGGATGGAAAGCCAAGGTAGGTATTAGAGAAGGAATTAGAAGAATACAAAGCGGCAGACAATAG
- a CDS encoding glycosyltransferase family 2 protein: protein MPIITNSLTLKDIPPPPPEKTGWPWTEENLPLPERMPDGSEWPRMSIVTPSYNYGRFIEETIRSVLLQGYPNLEYIIIDGGSTDNTVEIINKYEKYLTYWVSEPDEGQTDAINKGFQLCTGKIFAWLNADCNYTISALQKVAEYYLNGYRLIAGGCVAVYNDGREETVYSVPTDFEGYLKFWVAGCSFTQADVFVDKALADDCFLLEKNLYMLMDYQFFLRALSKKPKQIYVQEIWSKDKLHGNNKTLKGYEGGISEFCQIALAESAQLPWIQRMIYRMDVEDYTIIYSLNNSKQPYGSGNLFAALFVRPTLLRWPFFWKMLIKAVFGYKIYSWLMKSVGRSYLS from the coding sequence ATGCCCATTATTACTAATAGTTTAACTTTAAAAGATATACCTCCTCCACCCCCAGAAAAAACCGGATGGCCTTGGACTGAAGAAAATCTACCATTGCCAGAGCGAATGCCTGATGGTTCTGAATGGCCCAGGATGAGCATCGTCACCCCTAGTTATAACTATGGTCGATTTATTGAAGAAACAATACGTTCTGTACTGCTGCAAGGTTATCCAAATTTAGAATACATTATCATTGACGGCGGTTCTACCGATAATACAGTTGAAATTATCAATAAGTATGAAAAGTATTTGACTTACTGGGTAAGCGAACCTGATGAAGGGCAGACAGATGCTATCAATAAAGGTTTTCAACTGTGTACTGGAAAAATTTTTGCTTGGTTGAATGCGGATTGCAATTACACTATTTCAGCACTACAAAAAGTAGCCGAGTATTATTTAAACGGTTATAGATTGATTGCAGGAGGCTGTGTGGCTGTCTACAATGATGGTCGTGAAGAAACAGTTTATTCGGTGCCGACTGATTTTGAAGGTTATCTTAAATTTTGGGTTGCCGGTTGCAGTTTCACTCAAGCTGATGTCTTTGTTGACAAAGCTCTGGCAGATGATTGTTTTCTCTTAGAGAAAAACCTTTATATGTTAATGGATTATCAATTTTTTCTGAGAGCTCTTAGCAAAAAACCAAAACAAATTTATGTCCAGGAAATTTGGTCGAAAGATAAGCTGCATGGAAACAACAAAACTCTGAAAGGTTATGAAGGTGGAATTTCCGAGTTTTGTCAAATAGCTTTAGCGGAATCGGCGCAACTTCCTTGGATTCAGCGTATGATTTATAGAATGGATGTAGAAGATTACACAATTATCTATTCCTTGAACAATAGTAAACAACCATATGGGAGCGGTAATTTATTCGCTGCATTATTTGTCAGGCCAACTCTGCTACGCTGGCCTTTTTTTTGGAAGATGCTTATCAAAGCTGTCTTTGGCTATAAAATATATTCTTGGCTTATGAAATCGGTAGGACGTTCCTACTTATCATAG
- a CDS encoding glycosyltransferase family 4 protein yields MNKPLRILTILHMPWDRNLGGSRVQLELADEFQKMGHEVEKFDYCDAFRQAASSPLQRLTRASFSAKAKAFVRANAHRFDIIDAHQGNLPFSKQELGIKGLLLARSVGLYAFYEEFAKLEKTKWPPKRKKTAIANWLRSWLSRPDTPDCFRSLQTSDLINVPNHDEQAYVRDVLGMGDKCFVFPFGLSQQRQQALVQAVQPATVRLANKQVVFIGTWGSRKGARDWAEIVMRTKAKVPEVRFLFLGTAFSPEAVLADLNLPAYDWIEIVPRFEGEELPKLLSKATVGAFPSYIEGFGFAVLEKLACGLPTVAYNVPGPREMLRHFDNDFMIVPGDVEQFSNQIVKLLTMDEVSYSEISKRCIEVAQFFSWSRIAKETLDVYAKFLDVQK; encoded by the coding sequence ATGAACAAACCCTTAAGGATACTCACAATTCTGCATATGCCCTGGGATCGCAATTTGGGCGGGTCGCGAGTTCAGCTAGAATTGGCAGACGAGTTCCAGAAAATGGGGCATGAAGTAGAGAAATTTGACTACTGCGATGCCTTTCGTCAAGCAGCCTCATCTCCCCTGCAAAGATTAACTCGCGCCAGTTTTTCGGCCAAGGCTAAAGCTTTTGTGCGGGCAAATGCTCATCGCTTTGATATTATCGACGCTCATCAAGGCAATTTACCTTTTTCTAAGCAAGAACTGGGGATTAAAGGTTTACTCCTTGCCCGTTCCGTGGGATTGTATGCCTTTTATGAGGAATTTGCCAAGCTAGAAAAAACCAAATGGCCACCAAAAAGAAAGAAAACTGCGATCGCAAACTGGCTGCGTTCTTGGCTATCTAGGCCAGACACCCCTGACTGCTTCCGCAGTTTACAAACCAGCGACTTAATCAACGTGCCTAACCACGACGAACAAGCCTACGTCCGCGATGTGCTGGGTATGGGCGACAAGTGTTTTGTCTTTCCTTTCGGATTGTCCCAGCAGCGACAGCAAGCATTGGTTCAAGCGGTTCAGCCTGCTACAGTGCGCTTAGCAAACAAACAGGTAGTTTTCATCGGTACTTGGGGCTCGCGCAAGGGGGCTAGAGATTGGGCAGAAATCGTGATGCGTACAAAGGCTAAAGTTCCAGAGGTGCGCTTTTTATTTTTAGGTACAGCTTTTAGCCCGGAAGCAGTTTTGGCCGATCTCAATTTGCCAGCTTATGATTGGATTGAGATCGTGCCGCGTTTCGAGGGTGAGGAACTGCCAAAACTTTTGAGTAAAGCAACGGTGGGAGCTTTCCCCAGCTACATTGAAGGATTTGGTTTTGCGGTACTGGAAAAATTAGCCTGCGGTCTTCCGACTGTGGCGTATAATGTTCCAGGCCCACGAGAAATGTTGCGTCATTTTGATAATGACTTTATGATTGTTCCTGGTGATGTCGAACAGTTTAGTAACCAAATAGTCAAACTGCTGACTATGGACGAAGTGAGTTATTCCGAGATCTCTAAACGCTGCATTGAAGTGGCACAATTTTTCTCTTGGAGCCGAATTGCTAAAGAGACTTTGGATGTTTATGCAAAGTTTTTAGATGTTCAAAAATAA
- a CDS encoding FkbM family methyltransferase, with amino-acid sequence MNYKQKAIQLIWQLLKFSLGKATAFNFIKSWLRFVPPKYAFPLTWMTLSEFPVNSQLEFEYTYGIPRQFPDKKVKVNPNCLHARFFVVSGYYEEYLTKEILSPERKGLLIDIGANFGYYPFLWLQKENTRAIAVEPVQEYVELLHENLKSYESRYAVFDGCIGDRDGVAFLDTLGDPTMLSKVVTDPANNPDTRSVPMLTLSSLIKKYNEEKIDVLKIDAEGYDINILESCKPLFEAKAIKTVFWETANSPEEENIMEFLERLGYSKILDKGATGYELVSG; translated from the coding sequence ATGAATTACAAACAAAAAGCAATTCAATTAATTTGGCAGTTATTAAAATTCTCCTTGGGAAAGGCTACGGCTTTTAATTTTATTAAGTCCTGGCTGCGTTTCGTACCTCCTAAATACGCATTCCCTTTAACATGGATGACTCTTTCTGAATTTCCAGTAAATTCTCAATTAGAGTTTGAATATACCTACGGAATACCTCGGCAATTCCCGGATAAAAAGGTAAAGGTTAATCCAAATTGTTTGCACGCACGGTTCTTTGTAGTCAGTGGGTATTATGAGGAATATCTGACCAAAGAAATATTATCGCCGGAAAGAAAGGGGCTGCTGATTGATATTGGTGCAAATTTTGGTTATTACCCGTTTTTGTGGTTACAAAAGGAAAACACAAGGGCGATCGCAGTTGAACCAGTACAAGAATATGTTGAGCTTTTACATGAGAATTTAAAAAGTTATGAGTCGAGATATGCAGTTTTTGATGGATGTATAGGCGATCGCGATGGTGTAGCATTCTTGGACACTTTGGGAGATCCCACGATGCTGAGCAAGGTAGTAACAGATCCGGCTAATAACCCTGATACTCGTAGCGTTCCAATGCTGACTTTAAGCTCTTTGATAAAGAAATATAATGAAGAAAAAATCGACGTACTGAAGATTGATGCTGAAGGATATGATATTAATATTCTAGAGAGTTGCAAACCGCTGTTTGAAGCGAAAGCCATCAAAACAGTGTTTTGGGAGACGGCTAACTCTCCTGAAGAAGAAAATATAATGGAGTTTTTGGAAAGATTAGGATACTCCAAAATATTGGATAAAGGAGCAACAGGCTACGAGTTAGTTTCTGGCTAG
- a CDS encoding HEAT repeat domain-containing protein, whose protein sequence is MNAFNNDLDTAWLIQQLRRASTPVDAVQLIQALTTKKTTVGDGEEIIAVLIEMLSHHHPSVPAAAVEGLVQLGLDSVEPLIAAYHASVDHGLQAYIVQALAKIGDSKALDLLLEVVGVEVANHCQGNVRRVAARGLGRIGSTANDPEVVKGAIAKLTWTLQKTEDWALRYAAVVSLQEIATLDAIATLQAALPQEQDSVVQVRLKTALSQL, encoded by the coding sequence ATGAACGCATTTAATAACGATTTAGATACTGCTTGGTTGATTCAGCAGTTACGCCGCGCTTCTACTCCAGTTGATGCGGTGCAATTAATTCAGGCTTTAACGACTAAGAAAACAACAGTAGGGGATGGCGAAGAAATTATTGCTGTTTTGATTGAGATGTTGAGCCATCATCATCCTTCTGTACCTGCGGCGGCGGTGGAAGGACTGGTGCAACTAGGGCTAGATTCTGTAGAACCATTAATCGCTGCCTACCATGCTTCTGTAGATCATGGACTCCAAGCTTACATTGTTCAAGCTTTAGCTAAAATTGGTGACTCCAAAGCCCTGGATTTGTTGCTGGAAGTGGTAGGGGTGGAAGTAGCAAATCACTGCCAGGGTAACGTCCGGCGAGTGGCGGCGAGGGGTTTGGGACGCATTGGCAGTACAGCTAATGACCCGGAAGTTGTGAAGGGTGCGATCGCCAAATTAACTTGGACGTTGCAGAAAACTGAAGATTGGGCGCTGCGTTATGCCGCTGTGGTTTCCCTACAAGAAATTGCTACACTTGATGCGATCGCGACTTTGCAGGCGGCGTTACCCCAAGAACAAGATAGTGTCGTGCAGGTGCGGCTCAAAACAGCGCTGTCACAATTATAA
- a CDS encoding HEAT repeat domain-containing protein, with translation MTATSPPESILSPKAAVAALLGDDNQLRYYAAWWLGKHQVHEACAVLCSALKDELYRTEQGGYPLRRQAARALGQLKNPQAVPALLEVLNCQEDLRLREAAIQALAAIGDSRAVERLLELLESQQEQPLEALIEALGTLQVWSVHERIEVFLAHGSERVQCAAARYLYLFSQEPRYIERIVKNLTHENMYLRWAAAFDLGSIGHLQAAQAIINAKVGNSLKLLNLKRILEAVLGSDRSNQEDNQKTTRLLLSAIDDLLIQL, from the coding sequence ATGACTGCTACTTCACCTCCTGAGTCGATCCTTTCCCCAAAAGCTGCTGTAGCTGCCTTGCTGGGAGACGATAACCAACTCCGCTATTACGCTGCTTGGTGGCTGGGTAAGCATCAAGTTCATGAAGCCTGCGCGGTACTTTGCTCGGCACTAAAAGATGAGCTATATCGCACGGAACAAGGGGGATATCCTCTGCGGCGTCAAGCGGCAAGGGCTCTCGGTCAACTGAAAAATCCTCAAGCCGTGCCTGCATTGCTGGAAGTGCTAAACTGCCAAGAAGATTTGCGTCTGCGGGAAGCGGCAATTCAAGCATTAGCAGCCATTGGCGACTCAAGAGCGGTTGAACGTTTGCTTGAACTTTTAGAATCGCAACAGGAGCAGCCTTTAGAAGCTTTGATTGAAGCGCTGGGAACTTTGCAAGTTTGGTCAGTTCATGAGCGAATCGAGGTTTTTTTGGCGCATGGTTCTGAGCGCGTACAATGTGCGGCTGCTCGATATTTATATCTTTTCAGTCAAGAGCCTCGGTACATTGAACGAATTGTTAAAAATCTGACTCATGAGAATATGTATTTGCGCTGGGCGGCGGCATTTGATTTAGGCTCGATCGGGCATTTACAAGCTGCACAGGCGATAATTAATGCTAAAGTTGGCAATAGTTTGAAGCTGTTGAATTTGAAGCGAATTTTAGAAGCGGTGCTAGGTAGCGATCGCTCTAATCAGGAAGACAACCAGAAAACTACTCGCTTATTGCTGAGCGCAATTGATGATTTGTTGATCCAGCTTTGA
- a CDS encoding phycobilisome linker polypeptide, with product MSSLGVEERLGYSSVADKKVELRRNWSPDELRQLFRAAYDQVFGRQGVYASELFSSAEALLRNGNINVRQFIQILAQSELYKERFFYNNSQVRFIELNYKHLLGRAPYDQSEIAYHVDLYASKGYEAEIDSYIYSTEYTNAFGNDVVPSYRGFQSLPGMKTVGFNRIFELFRGSGNSDNAQFGGKNSRLRQQVSMNMANSIKAPLSVAGKSSGSLGGTLTSSAIRGDTRVYKIEAVVGGVGTKVAVRQSKRVYTVSYDQLSTTYQEIHRRGGKIVKIEPA from the coding sequence ATGAGTAGTTTAGGCGTCGAAGAGCGGCTGGGATACAGTTCAGTTGCAGATAAAAAAGTTGAACTCCGCCGCAATTGGAGCCCGGATGAATTACGTCAGTTGTTCCGGGCTGCTTACGATCAAGTATTTGGTCGCCAAGGCGTATATGCCAGCGAATTGTTTAGCAGTGCCGAAGCTTTGCTGCGTAATGGCAACATCAACGTGCGGCAATTTATTCAGATTTTGGCTCAATCCGAACTTTACAAAGAGCGCTTTTTCTACAATAACTCGCAAGTTCGTTTTATCGAATTGAACTACAAGCATTTGCTGGGACGCGCTCCCTATGACCAGTCGGAAATTGCCTACCACGTAGACCTCTACGCTTCTAAAGGTTACGAAGCTGAGATTGATTCTTATATCTACAGCACAGAATACACCAATGCTTTTGGTAATGATGTGGTTCCTTCTTACCGTGGCTTTCAGTCCTTGCCGGGAATGAAGACGGTTGGATTCAACCGGATATTTGAGCTTTTTCGGGGTAGTGGCAACAGCGACAACGCTCAGTTTGGGGGTAAAAATTCCCGACTGCGGCAGCAAGTGTCGATGAATATGGCTAACTCGATTAAAGCACCCTTGTCGGTTGCAGGAAAGTCTTCTGGGTCGCTAGGAGGAACTTTAACCAGTTCTGCGATCCGGGGAGATACGAGGGTCTACAAAATCGAAGCGGTCGTGGGTGGAGTTGGCACTAAAGTAGCAGTGCGTCAGAGTAAGCGGGTTTATACCGTGTCTTATGACCAACTTTCAACTACATACCAAGAAATTCACCGTCGTGGTGGGAAAATCGTTAAAATTGAGCCAGCTTAG